In the genome of Clostridia bacterium, the window CAATGTCCCTCTCATGGGTCACCTGGACAATGGTCAGACCCCTTTCCCGGTTGAGCCGCTGGAAAATAGCCATCACGGTCAGGCCCGTCCTGGAATCCAGCGCCCCCGTAGGCTCGTCGGCCAGGATTAAAGTGGGCTCTCCCACCAGGGCCCGGGCAATGGCGACCCGCTGCTGCTCCCCACCGGAAAGCTGGGTGGGGCGGTGATGGCACCTTTCTCCCAAGCCCACCGCTTCCAAGGCGGCCCTGGCCCGCATTCTCCTTTCCTTGGCTCCTACGCCCCGGTAGATGAGGGGAAGTTCCACATTCCCCTGGGCATCTAAATCCGGCAGCAGGTGAAAACTTTGAAAAACAAAGCCGATGAACTGGTTGCGGATTTCGGCTAACCGGCCGTCACTCAGTTTTTCCACATGTTGTCCCGCCAGGATGACACTGCCTGTAGAAGGGCGGTCCAAGCAGCCGATTAAGTTCAGCAAAGTAGACTTGCCGGAACCGGAAGGTCCCATAATGGATAGGAATTCACCTTGCTCCACGGTAAGATTGATGTCTTTTAACGCTTCCACTACGATTTGACCGTTCTTGTAACGACGGGATACTCCCTTGAGTTCTAAAATGGGCAACAAATCGACCTCCTTTCCGTTAGTATGGAAATTCTATGCAGGCATTCGATTCCCTTTTTATTTCGACGTAATTGGTAACGCCCAAGTTCCGGCCGCCCGGTAAATAATTGGCTTTAGTTCAGGCGGAGAATCCATTATAATTAAATCATGGGAACAACAGGGAAGACCTGTTGGCTGTTTCGTGCCAAAAATCTGTCAAAGGAGAGGACATAATGAAAAAACTTGCACTGCCGCTGACCCTGGTACTGGCCGGCGCTCTACTGGTAACCCCGGCGGTCACCGCCATGAACCGGCTCCCCATCTTTCTCAACGGCCAGAAAGCCCCTGTGGAAGGAGTTCTCATCGAAGGTTCCACCTACGTTCCCCTGCGTTATTTATCCGAGGCTATGGGAGCGAAAGTGGACTACCGGGACGGCCAGGTGTTCGTGGAAACAGGACAAGGTAAGCCGGGCGCAGGCCATTTGAGCCTCACGGCGGAGCAGGTGAAAAAACTGCCCACCAAGAGGCTCAGTGAAAGAATCGAAAAAGACAAGATCGAGTACGCCGTTACCGCTATCAGCTATACCACCAGAGGCACCACCAGGTATGTCAACCTGCAGCTGATGGAAACCAGCGGCACCCATGCCCATTTCGGCACCATTCCCACCATCGCTTACCAGCTGAGCGACGGCACCATCGGGGTGCTGGCGGATTTCAACTTGACGGCGGATAAAGACCTGAACGCCAAGTGGCGCCGGACTTTCACCCTGGAATTCGAAAGCCCCGGCCAGGTCCAGTACTATATTTACATCCCGGGCAACAGTAAAGAGCCCATCGGCAAGTGGTCCACTTATTAAACAGGGCCTGCCGGCTTCGGCCCTGCTGTTAAGCTAAAGGGCACAAAAACACACCCCTCTGGAACATGGTATTAGAAGGAGTGGCGAGTATTGATTAATGAGGAACTCATTAAGAACACAAAAAACGACCGGTTTGCCGGCTATTTAGGCATTAAGCTGGTGGAGGTCCAACCGGGCTATGCGGTGGCGGAAATGGAAGTCACCGAAAACCACTTAAACGGTGTGGGCGTAGTCCACGGCGGTGCCATCTTCGGTCTGGCGGACTATGCTTTCGCCGTGGCTTCCAACTCCAAAGGACCGGTAGCTCTAGCTGTCAACGCCCAGATTTCCTACTTTAAGTCCCCCCAAGGGAAAAAGCTCACCGCCAAGGCCAGGGAGATCACCTCCAGCCGGAAGCTGGGCCACTACCAGGTGGATATTCTTGACGAGGACGAGACCCCGGTGGCCAGGTTTACGGGAACAGTTTACATAAAGAGCTAAAAGCAAGGGAGGATGCGGAAACATCCTCCCTTGCTCAGCTTATTGACAGGCCACACATACGGCCACCGGTGGCCGTCTTACTTGCACCCAACCAATGATGAGCAGACTGCCAACCCACCTTCCCCCGTCACAGGCGAGGCAGATGGTCAATAAACTCCGCGGCAGTCATCAGTTTAATCCCTATATTCTCCATATCCCGCAAGTTGGCCGCGTGGATTTCCGGCGTTTGGGCCCCGGTGCCGTCGGTGAGGACAATCACTTCATAATCCAGGGAATTGGCATCCCACACGGTGGCCCGGATGCAGTTAGGGGTCTGCACCCCGGCGACGGCCACTTGGGTGACACCCAGTGTCCGGAGAAGGCTGTCCAGTTCCGTCCGGAAGAAGGCGCTCCAGCGCTTCTTGACGATGACGGGCTCCCCCGGCAGGGGTTTAAGGGGCGCTAGGATTTCCGCCCCCTTGGTTCCTTTGACCACCCCGCCGCCCACCCGGACGAAATGGGGGTACCGGGTAATCTCCACATCGCTGCCGCCGGGCTCATACTCCCGCCGCACGTGGACTACCGGCAGCCCGTACCGGCGGCAGGCCTCCAAAACCTCTTTAATACGATCCGCTACCGCCAGGGCCCCGTTTACATAAAATGGAGCCCCCGGCAGGCAGAAATCATTTTGCATGTCGATGATTAACAAGGCAGTCCGGCCCAAGCGTCTTCTCTCCCGTCTTTTTGGTCATCTTCCTGCCGAAAACGGCTTCTCCCTACGGCCCAGCGCCAGGGGCACCGGCGAGGGCCGGTGGCCACAGGCTGCCCCGGCCGCCTGCCGGCACACCGCGCTGCGTGCCGGGGCGAAAACCCTTCCCTGTCTTCTAGGATTCTTCCCAGAGCATCTCCATGATTTCTTTCTTGATTTCCGTAAACCGCTGGGACACCGTCACCCGGTGATCCCGCGGCCGGGGGATGTCCACGGGAATCTTGGCCCGGATGCGCCCGGGCCGCTTGGACATCACATACACATTATCCGCCAAGAGCACCGCTTCATCAATATCGTGGGTAATAAACAGCACGGTGGTCCGTTCTTTCTCCCAAACGGAAAGCAGCAAATCCTGCATAACGGAACGGGTCTGGGCATCAAGGGCCCCGAAAGGCTCATCCATGAGAAGCATTTCCGGATCATTGGCCAGGGCCCGGGCAATGGCCACCCTCTGTTTCATGCCCCCGGACAGGGTCTTGGGCAGGGCGCTTTCAAAACCGGTAAGGCCCACCAGTTCAATGTAATGACGTGCTTTCTTGGCCCTTTCTGCGGCCGGCAGGCCTTTGAGCTTTAAACCGAATTCCACGTTCTGCTGCACCGTGAGCCAGGGAAACAAAGTATAGGATTGGAACACCATACCCCGGTCCGCCCCGGGCCCGGTGATGGCCCGGCCCTCCAGCAGCACCTCCCCGGCACTGGCCTGTTCCAAACCGGCCACGATGTTCAGCAGGGTCGACTTACCGCAGCCGCTGGGCCCGACGATAACGGCCAATTCATTCTCCTTGATATCCAGGTCAATATCCGCTAGGGCCTCTACCCTTTCCCCGCGGGCACCGGTAAACCACTTGTTCACCCGGCGCAGCACCAGTTTCGCCCGGCTCATGCTTTACCACCCGCCTTTTCGCTCCAGGGCACCACCAGGTTGGTCAGCCATTTGAAGAAATAATCGGTGAGCAATCCCAACAACCCGATAATCACCAGCCCGGCAAAAATGCGCTCAATGGCCAGGAAGCGCTGGGCCCTTAAGATCATGTAGCCCAGACCGGAGTTGGCGGCCACCAGCTCCGCCACCACCAGGTAAGTCCAAGCCCAGCCCACGGTAATCCGCAGGCTGTCCATAATACCCGGCAGGGAAGCGGGCATCAGCACCAGGCGGTAGGTTTGCCACTTGTTGGCCCCCAGGGTGGCCGCCGCCCGCAGCAAATCCCGGGGCACATTGGCCGCCACGTCGCTCACCATCAGCACCAGCTGGAAAAAGGTGCCCAGGAAGATGATCACAAACTTCTGCAGGTCCCCGATACCGAAATAAAGGAGGGTCAGGGGTACCATGGCCACCACCGGCAGGTACCGGGCAAAGTCAATGGCCGGTTCAAACAGGGCCTCGGCGGCTTTCGAGGTGCCGATGAGCATCCCCAGGGGTACCGCCGCCACCACCGCCAAGAACCAGCCCACCATCACCCGGTAGGTGCTGGCAAGGGTATAGGAAAGCAAGATCCCTTCCTGGTGCATGGCCCAAAAATCCCGGAGCACCGCCCCCGGGGTGGGTAAGAATACTTCCTTCACGGCGCCGCTGTAAGATAAAGCACACCAGGCCATGAGAATCACTAAGAAACTTAAGATCGTCAGTTTTTTATAGCCGTTGGCATGATTGGTCCTGGTTTCTGGTTTATCCGGCATGTTACTTAGCAGCCTCTTTCACGTACCTGGTATCGATTAATTCATTAAGGTCCGGTTTCGCATCAATGATGCCTTTCTCCAGCCAGAAGCCCGCCGCCCGGTCGGATACGGTAAAGACGGTGTCCTCCCCTTCCCCGGCAAAAAAGGACAGGTTCTCCTCCCGGCCGAAGAAGGCCACCCCGGCAGCCATCTCCGCCACTTCTTCCGCCGTAATGCCTAAAGCTTTAGCCATGATCTGGTTGCCCTCATCAGGATGGGCCCGGTAATAATCAATGGCCTCAAACCAGGCTTTGGTTAACCCGGTGATGGCTTCCGGATGCTGAACCGCGAAATCCTTGGCCACGGTCACCACATCCACAATGGTCCGGGGGAAATCGCTGCTGTCCACCAGCACATGGCCCCCTTCCCGCTGGGAAGCATTAGTGAGCCAGGGCTCCCAGACTACCGCCGCATCCAGTTTGCCCGCCACGAAGGCAGCGCCCGCATCGCCAGCACCCATTTCCTGAATGATCACATCTTCCTCCTTGAGGCCGTATTTTTCTAAAACCGTGAGGAAGAAGAAATAGGCCGTGGAGGACTTGTCAAGGCCCACCGTCGCTCCTTTGAGATCCGCCACGGAAGTGATCTCCGCCTTGGCCACGATGCCGTCACCTCCGGCGGACTCATCCATGGCAAAGACGAAAACCTCCGGCGTCCCCTTGGCGAAGTGAATCACTTCCCGGTCCAGCACGTTGCCTAAGGCCTGGATCTGGCCGGAGGCCAGGGCCCCGGCGTACTGGGATTCGTCTTCGATGATCACCAGTTCCGGTTTGATGTTGTACTTGTCGAAGAAACCCTTTTCCTGCGCGATGTACAAGGGGCCGTAACCTACCCAGGTGGCATGGGCCAGCTTAAAACTCACCGGCTCATTCCCGGAGGTGTCATTGGCACCGCCGCCGCAGCCGGCCGCCAGCACCAGGCCGGCCACCAGTAAGAGTGATAAAATCATGATGGATTTTCTGGAAAACAAGACGTCATCTCCTCCCTGAATCAACAAGTCAGCATAATTATATATTCTACGTTAATGCGCTATTACCTTTTCATATTAACTAATTAAAGTATAAGGCCACAGGGAACCCCCCAAGCCCAGCCCCCGGCGGGGTGGACCCGCCAACCCCACCAGTACCCGGCACCTGCGTTAGGGGTAGCGGCGGTGGGGCAGGGGGAAGCCAAGAGAATCCGCGGCCGCCGGGAGAAACCTTCACCCCTAAGCCGGGTTCGCCCGGCTTAAGGAAACCAGCTTGGCGTAAATCGCATCCACGGTTTTTTGATCCAGAGTAACGCCGGAGCGATAGTTCATAATGAAATCGTTAAGCCTTTCCAATTTGAGGACCGTAATGGGCGAGTTTTCCTGTCCTTCCAAGATGGTCTTTTCGTTGGACAAGACCACAATTTCTTTCACCGGCAGCTTGACATTGGGAAACTCCTTCTCCAAGAATTCCCGCAAAACCCTCTCATGCCGCCGCACCTGAAAAAGGGGGTTGGTCATGCCCTGGGCATTACCGTTGGACTGGATGATGCTCCAGTCCCCTTCTTTGTTGATGACAATCCTGGCCCCGTGCTTGCCGCCGTGATTCTTCGTTTCCAGGTGGAAGACCCCGTTTTGCCCGATGACAATGTGGTCAATTTCCTGGGCTTCCAGCGGGTTGGGGATGCGCACGTTATGTAAGACTTTATACCCCTCCAGCCACTTCAAGTGGTACCTGACGTTGGCTTCACCTTCCCGGCCGCTCTCTTGCGCCCTCTCTTCCCCGGACTTTTGGCCAAAATATCTTCCCTTCTTCTGCATCTGGAGGATGTAATCCAGGTACCCGTGGAAGGCATCTTCATATTCATCAAATCCTTCGTCGACCCGGCGGAAGAGCCCGCCGGCAATCCCCTGCAGCCCTTTAAAGATGAAGAGCACCAGGTTCACAAAGGTGCCTAAGCGCAATATGTAATAGGCAGCGAGATTAATCCCCGCCTGCAAATCGTAATCGAAGCTCAAAATGATGAAGTCATAGTAGTAGATGGCCACGTGATAACCGAGGAAACCCAGGATCACCAAAAGCAGCCTTTCCCCGGTCCTTTGACAAACGAAGGACTGGTAACAATACAATAGGGTAAACAGGGGGGCCAGGACCATACTGACGTCAGGAACCAGCACCACGTGAAAGAGATGCTCCGAAAGGAAATAGAATAAAAAGACAGCCACGACGGTCATCATCCCGCCCGGGCGGCCTTTTGGCCTAACTTTGGGCCGGCGGGGATTGTGAGCACTGTTACTTACCCGGGTGCGCGCAGTCCCGTCTCGATGGCTGGTCAGGATTTTCATGGTCACGGAGTGCCACAACTTAAAATGCCTGAACGAGTAACGCATCAAGATAAGGCCGGCAACAATAATCAGGCCGCTTAACACATAGTGCAGCATAAAAGCTGGACGCATAAAATCCTCCATAGATCCACCTCCGGTTTTGGTTCAACTTTTCTCGGCATATTTTGAGCTAGTTATCAAAAATATACCATAACCAAATGAGTTTGTATATCGCTAATGTATCCACTTGTAACTATCCGTTATGGGCTTCGGCAGCCACAAAAGGGCAGCATCACGCCGCCCCGGAGTCCGCTAATCATGGCTGTTTTGACTGTCGAGCCCTGGTTTAGCCCCACTTGCCTTTGGACACATGGGTTTGAATTTCCGCTTTCGCCATCTGCTTCATCTCCGTCCCGACCTTCCGGACATACTTGTAAATGCCTACGCAGCCCGGGTCCAGGTTGTCCTCGATCCCGTCCTCCGCCAAATCCTCCAGTTAGGAACCTATGTCAATCAAAGCCGCCAACAGCCGGTTAGAGAAGCGAGCCCTTTCCATTAACTGGCGCCCATCGTCACTGAGGGCTTCAAACTTGTCCTGGGAGGCACCGCATTTTACGCACTTTTCCGGTGCGCCGTCCCCCTCATGCACATAACGGCAGACACTGCATTTCCACATCAAATACCGCCTCCTGGGTTGAAGATGTTGTTGGCATATATCCGCATAGACTAATCTTTAACCGGGGGCGAAATAATATTTAAAGGATTTCTTGCAATTCCGAAGAATTAGGAGTTCAGGAATGAATTTCGAAAATGCAATGGGTTTTTTAGCAAACAAGCCATTTTCGAAGAACTTGAGACAAACCGCCGCGAGTTTAGCGGCCATCCCCCTAGAGAATCAAGGGGTTCCATATTTGCCTGCCGTCGGTTGCACTCTATGACCCGCTGACAAGGGGACTGAAACAAAGCCTGATCCCCACGCTCCGGTACCCGGAATTGGTGGTGCATTCCATGACCCGTTAACAAGGGGACCGAAGGCGGGCAAACGAAAAACAGCCTTGGCGTCTTTGGTAACGCGCAAGGCTATTTTTTCGCACCCGCCGGGGGCGGGAAGGTATTGTCTCCGGTAGGCGGATGTCTTGCGGGAGTTGCGAACCCGGTTTGGGAAGGTAGGATGGGAAACAGGCATGGAAGCCGCCGTCCCAGGGGTCATTTCCAAAAGCCGGTTACGGTGTTATAATGGATACACCGAGGAAGGGACAAGGAGGAGCAAGATGAAGCTGGTATCTTGGAATGTAAACGGACTACGGGCTTGTCTAGCCAAGGGCTTTTTGGATTATTTTCAAGAAGTGGATGCCCATATATTTTCCATACAGGAAACCAAACTCCAAGCGGGACAAATCGAGCTGGAACTGGAGGGCTATGCACAGTACTGGAATTATGCCGTGAAAAAAGGGTATTCCGGCACCGCCGTGTTTACGAAAATTAAGCCCCTGTCCGTAAAATACGGCTTAGGCATAGAGGAACACGACCAGGAGGGCCGGGTAATTACGGCGGAATTCAACAATTTCTATTTAGTCAACGTTTACACCCCCAATTCCCAGCGGGGTCTGACGCGCCTGGAATACAGGATGAAGTGGGAAGATGATTTCCGGAACTACGTGACAGGATTGGACCGGGAGAAGCCCGTCATTATTTGCGGGGACACCAATGTGGCCCACCGGGAAATTGACCTGAAGAATCCTGAAGGCAACCGGAAGAATGCGGGCTTTACCGATGAAGAGCGGCAGAAGATGACGGAGCTTTTAGCGGCAGGCTTTGTGGACAGCTTCCGGTATCTTTACCCCGATAAGACAGAGGCTTATACCTGGTGGTCCTACATGTTCAACGCCAGGGAGAAGAACATCGGCTGGCGCATTGATTACTTCCTCGTCTCCGAGAAAATCAAAGACAGGATCCAGGACGCCCAGATCCATTCCCAGGTCCTGGGCAGCGACCATTGCCCGGTGGCTCTAGAAATTGACCTTTAGTGCTTGTAGGTCCCGCTAAACCAGCACAGTCCATATAAATAGCCTTGACGTGACCCCCACGTACAAGGCTATTTTTTTGTCATTTTAAGAAAACCTTAAGAATCTCATCCGGTGTTTCTTAAACTTTGACTTATATAATGAACCCTGAAACCAGCAGCAGCAAGGAAGGGAGGTGCAGTATGACTGCCGTCCTGTTGGACACGTTGCAGGAACTGGGCTTGGCCGGGCTATACATCGCCATGTTTTTGGAAGGTTCGTCCCTCCCGTTTCCCGGCATTGTCATGGCCCTGGCATACGGCTACCTGTTCCCGTCCAGCAGCATCCCCTGGATTGCCGCCGGCATGAGCGCCGTCTATTCCCTGGCCAGTTTAATTCCTTATTTTCTCGGCCGGAAACTGGGCTGGTGGCTGGAGCGAAGAGGGAGCCAAGGACTGGCCAAAGCCGGACGGATCTTCCTGCGCTACGGTTATTGGACCGTGGCCGCGACCCGGCCCATCGGGCTGGGCAACTATATCTCCTATGTAGCCGGCATGGCGCAGATGAAAGTGTCTCCCTATCTGGCCTTGACCTTTGGGGGCATCTACCCCTGGGCCTGCGCCATGCTCCTTTTGGGCCGGACTTTTCACGGCAATTATGAAGCGGTCCGATCATTTTTCCTTGCCCACCGCTTTGACCTGGGCTTAGCCGCCCTGGCAGCGGCGACCGCCGCCATGTGCTTCTTCCTGCCCGCCGGCAGGAAGAAAATACTGGCCGCCTTCAGCCGGCGGAAAGGAGAAGGGAACCGTACCCCCAGCCGGGAGATGTTATAATAGGGCAGAATACCAAACCGGGAGTGAGTTGTCATGAAGATACTGGTCTGTGATGACGATCAAGCCATTGTCGATGCTATTGCCATCTACCTGGAAAACGAAGGCTACCAAGTGCTTAAAGCCTGCCACGGGCGCGAAGCTTTGGAGCTCCTCGACACCCAGGAGATCCATCTCGTCATCATGGATATCATGATGCCGGAAATGGACGGCATTACCGCTACCCAGAAAATCAGGGAGGAAAGAAACATCCCGTTGATCATTCTGTCCGCCAAAGGGGAGGATTACGATAAAGTGCTGGGCCTCAATGTGGGCGCCGACGATTACGTTACCAAGCCCTTCAACCCGCTGGAGTTAATCGCCCGGGTCAAATCCCAGTTAAGGAGATACACCGTGTTGGGGGGCCTGGAAACCAAAAACAATGTCTACAAAACCGGCGGGTTGGTAATTGATGACGACAGCAAGAGAGTCACAGTGGACGGGGAAGAAGTCCATCTCACCCCGGTG includes:
- a CDS encoding ABC transporter substrate-binding protein yields the protein MILSLLLVAGLVLAAGCGGGANDTSGNEPVSFKLAHATWVGYGPLYIAQEKGFFDKYNIKPELVIIEDESQYAGALASGQIQALGNVLDREVIHFAKGTPEVFVFAMDESAGGDGIVAKAEITSVADLKGATVGLDKSSTAYFFFLTVLEKYGLKEEDVIIQEMGAGDAGAAFVAGKLDAAVVWEPWLTNASQREGGHVLVDSSDFPRTIVDVVTVAKDFAVQHPEAITGLTKAWFEAIDYYRAHPDEGNQIMAKALGITAEEVAEMAAGVAFFGREENLSFFAGEGEDTVFTVSDRAAGFWLEKGIIDAKPDLNELIDTRYVKEAAK
- a CDS encoding response regulator transcription factor — encoded protein: MKILVCDDDQAIVDAIAIYLENEGYQVLKACHGREALELLDTQEIHLVIMDIMMPEMDGITATQKIREERNIPLIILSAKGEDYDKVLGLNVGADDYVTKPFNPLELIARVKSQLRRYTVLGGLETKNNVYKTGGLVIDDDSKRVTVDGEEVHLTPVQYKILKLLTANAGRVFSIEEIYEKVWNETAFNPENTVAVHIRKIREKIEINPKEPKYLKVVWGVGYKVEKI
- the xth gene encoding exodeoxyribonuclease III, whose translation is MKLVSWNVNGLRACLAKGFLDYFQEVDAHIFSIQETKLQAGQIELELEGYAQYWNYAVKKGYSGTAVFTKIKPLSVKYGLGIEEHDQEGRVITAEFNNFYLVNVYTPNSQRGLTRLEYRMKWEDDFRNYVTGLDREKPVIICGDTNVAHREIDLKNPEGNRKNAGFTDEERQKMTELLAAGFVDSFRYLYPDKTEAYTWWSYMFNAREKNIGWRIDYFLVSEKIKDRIQDAQIHSQVLGSDHCPVALEIDL
- a CDS encoding ABC transporter ATP-binding protein produces the protein MSRAKLVLRRVNKWFTGARGERVEALADIDLDIKENELAVIVGPSGCGKSTLLNIVAGLEQASAGEVLLEGRAITGPGADRGMVFQSYTLFPWLTVQQNVEFGLKLKGLPAAERAKKARHYIELVGLTGFESALPKTLSGGMKQRVAIARALANDPEMLLMDEPFGALDAQTRSVMQDLLLSVWEKERTTVLFITHDIDEAVLLADNVYVMSKRPGRIRAKIPVDIPRPRDHRVTVSQRFTEIKKEIMEMLWEES
- a CDS encoding cysteine hydrolase; translation: MGRTALLIIDMQNDFCLPGAPFYVNGALAVADRIKEVLEACRRYGLPVVHVRREYEPGGSDVEITRYPHFVRVGGGVVKGTKGAEILAPLKPLPGEPVIVKKRWSAFFRTELDSLLRTLGVTQVAVAGVQTPNCIRATVWDANSLDYEVIVLTDGTGAQTPEIHAANLRDMENIGIKLMTAAEFIDHLPRL
- a CDS encoding ABC transporter ATP-binding protein → MLELKGVSRRYKNGQIVVEALKDINLTVEQGEFLSIMGPSGSGKSTLLNLIGCLDRPSTGSVILAGQHVEKLSDGRLAEIRNQFIGFVFQSFHLLPDLDAQGNVELPLIYRGVGAKERRMRARAALEAVGLGERCHHRPTQLSGGEQQRVAIARALVGEPTLILADEPTGALDSRTGLTVMAIFQRLNRERGLTIVQVTHERDIALHGTRVVHLKDGMIEKIEMVEQPLVAVEEPEQGQTPVA
- a CDS encoding ABC transporter permease → MPDKPETRTNHANGYKKLTILSFLVILMAWCALSYSGAVKEVFLPTPGAVLRDFWAMHQEGILLSYTLASTYRVMVGWFLAVVAAVPLGMLIGTSKAAEALFEPAIDFARYLPVVAMVPLTLLYFGIGDLQKFVIIFLGTFFQLVLMVSDVAANVPRDLLRAAATLGANKWQTYRLVLMPASLPGIMDSLRITVGWAWTYLVVAELVAANSGLGYMILRAQRFLAIERIFAGLVIIGLLGLLTDYFFKWLTNLVVPWSEKAGGKA
- a CDS encoding NERD domain-containing protein, with amino-acid sequence MRPAFMLHYVLSGLIIVAGLILMRYSFRHFKLWHSVTMKILTSHRDGTARTRVSNSAHNPRRPKVRPKGRPGGMMTVVAVFLFYFLSEHLFHVVLVPDVSMVLAPLFTLLYCYQSFVCQRTGERLLLVILGFLGYHVAIYYYDFIILSFDYDLQAGINLAAYYILRLGTFVNLVLFIFKGLQGIAGGLFRRVDEGFDEYEDAFHGYLDYILQMQKKGRYFGQKSGEERAQESGREGEANVRYHLKWLEGYKVLHNVRIPNPLEAQEIDHIVIGQNGVFHLETKNHGGKHGARIVINKEGDWSIIQSNGNAQGMTNPLFQVRRHERVLREFLEKEFPNVKLPVKEIVVLSNEKTILEGQENSPITVLKLERLNDFIMNYRSGVTLDQKTVDAIYAKLVSLSRANPA
- a CDS encoding PaaI family thioesterase, with translation MNEELIKNTKNDRFAGYLGIKLVEVQPGYAVAEMEVTENHLNGVGVVHGGAIFGLADYAFAVASNSKGPVALAVNAQISYFKSPQGKKLTAKAREITSSRKLGHYQVDILDEDETPVARFTGTVYIKS